The DNA sequence GATTGGGGTCAGATGGAGTCAAGGGTTAAATGGGGGCCTGGGAAGATCAGGGCTTTGGGAGCTAGTGAGTGGGTGGGGGGTGGTTGTAAGAGAAGAATGAGAATATTTACGTAGGATGGAAAACACTTGAACTAGCCCTGGCAGCCTTAAGAGGGAGGGGTGGGTGTGCAGTGAGAAGTGGCTTAGGGTCAGGCAGAGGAGACTGGTGTCAGAGAGCTGAAAGAGGAACCTGGGAAGTCTGCTGGAAGACTAGGCTCCTCAGTGAACTTGAAAGAGTCCAAAGTAGGTGAGGAAAGGGGCAGCCTTGAGATGGGCCCAGGGGAGGGTGCGGATCCTCAGGGAGGACCCTGGCCTCAGGGGCAACAGCCCAGACACCTGGCAGAGTCGAAGCTGGGGCCCTGGGGAACTTGCTGCTGTGGCTGAGAATTCCTCCAGGCAGCGCAAGGCCAGCACGTCATCCACTAGCAAGTCCAGCTTCAGGTAGACAGCCTTCCCCTCATCAAAGTGCACCTAGCGTGGGAGGAGCAGGCAGAGTCCAGGCCTCTGCCCGCACCTCAATTTCAAATTTCCTTAGAGACCCAGGCATCTCATCCCTCCCAAAACCCAAATTCTCTCCCTCCCCAGCCTTTAGCttacttccttccttctaccCAAACCAAACCCTTCTCCCCTCAGTTACTGCTTTGTCTGTGGAGTCAGGTGGGGTTTACCTGACAATACAGGTAGTAGAGCCCAGCCTTGGTGACTATAAATTCCCCAATCTGGCGGTCATAGCGCAGAGGGCTGGAGCTGTTGATTTTGGCTTCTTCCCAGCCACTCACTGTTCCATCCACACCTGAATGTGAACACTCAAGATAAGGAAACAAGTCCCTTACAGGACTCCCCAGGGATCCATGGAGTTTACAAACACGTGCAGTTCACCTTACCCAGAGGAGATTTCAATGGCCCAGGGTATGAGAGGAGCCATGCCCTATGGAGCCCACAGTGTAATAGGAGCTTAGGTGAAGAAATCTAATGTATATGACCAGAAAGATTCAGGACCAACTGTCACCAGTGGTTACTTCTGGAGAGAAGAGAGTAGGATTGAAGAAGAAATGTGGGAGCTTTTAAGTTTTACTTCATCTGTGTTTATAATGTTTGCCTCTTTTATGCTGACATTACTtgaatcattaaaattaaaaagacaccCAAATGTCCATCGGttgatgagtggataaacaaagtATGGTATAtctgcacaatggaatattattcagtcataaataaAATACTGATGACTGATGTGTGCTACCATATGGATAAACAGAAaaactatgctaagtgaaagaatgcAGCCACAAAAACACTACATGTTATATGATCCCATTTAtagaaaatgtccagaataggcaaatctatagagataGCAAGTAGATTAGTGATTGCTTAGGGCTGGGGAATGATGGAAATAGGAGGTGATGGCTAAAGGAAACAGtgcttgttctattttttttttttttgagataagagtctcactatgtagcccaggctggccttgaacttgtgatcctcctgcctctagtACTacattacaggtatgcaccactatgccagagctgcttctatttttttttttggtggtactgggatttgaactcagggctttactcttgctagacaggtgttctaccacttgagccatgccccagcccattttgtgccagttattttggagacagggtcttgctttttgcccaggccagcaccACAATCTTCTTATTTAATGCTTCCCAAAATAGCTAGGATGAGAGACATGTGCCACCCCTCcactctcctcccacccctgttgcaatgggggtctcatgaactatttttttttgccagggctggcctgaaaccacaatcctcccaatctcagtctcctgagtagcttgaaatgacagatgtgtaccaccacacccagctatggTTGAGATGAGCTCTCTCGAACTTTTTGTCAAgactggctggcttcgaaccttaaAACATGATAGTCCCGATCTTAGCCTACCAAGTAACTAAAATCACTGTGAAGATAGATGGTTGCACCAATTTGTCACTAGATTAAAAAACACAATCTATGTAcagctaagcaggcactctaccatctgagctactccaccagcccaaggtttatatatataaactttgaaccgagatcctcctgatctctgcctcctgacctaagtaggattacagctatgagccactggaacctggtcaaggtttatattttaaatgagtgaACTGTATGGGTTGTGAAATGTATCTcacttgaggcatggctcaagttttCTGCTACCAAAAAAAATGCCTAGAGGGACTGGGACTCTCAGTGGCACAGTCCAAGGCCATGAGTTTAATCCCCcagcacacaaaaacaaacaaaacaaatccttaGAACTAGGGTAATtgcaaattgaaaataaataatgacagTGCTGAATATCAGGTAGCTTTCCAGGCACTCCAATCTAACTTCATACCCTCCCTAATTACTACCCTCACTCTCTCCCATCATTCTGGCCTTAAtcccaaaggattttttttttggtttggtggcacaggggtttgaactcaagagcctcacacttgcttggcaggtgctctaccacttgaaccactccaccagcactgttTTATGGTGggtgtttctgagataggatctcacaaactatttgcctgggctggcctcacaccgtaatccttctgatctctgcctcctgagtagctatgattataggcgtgtgacaccagtgcccagcctctttctttcttttttttttttttttttttcttgctgtactgggacttgaaatcagggcttacaccttgagccactccaccagccattttttgtgaaggatttttttgagatagggtctcacaaactatttgcccagggctggcttcgaactacaatgatcctcctaacctctgcctcctaagtagctaggattacaggcgtgagccaccagccctagCCCCAAGGGCTTTTTAatgctctttcttcttcccaggaTTCCTCCCTGACTAGTACCGTGTGTCTTCCTGAATGATCCAATTTAAAACAGCCAGCTCTATGAGCATAGAGTGTAAGCCTTAGAGTGGTTGAGATCAACTAAGTTTGGGTATGAGGCATGGTCAAGACTGagacactcaggagactgaggcaggaggatcccaaattcaaggccaaccttgaCTACacatggagaccctgtctcaaacaaaacaaaacaaaacagcaccaACATGGCCTCCATAATCTCTTCATTATCTCCCATTTCTTGGagagtggtagcgtgcctgccaagcaagttcaaaaggccccgagttcaaactccagtaccatcaaaaaaaaaaaaatcaatatcctCGTTTCTTTCCTAGCAATCACCAACTCAGAaacttatttcctttattctgttcatCCATGTTAGTTTGGGGCTCACTGCCCCACAAGGGCAGGGATGATTGTCTTATTTACCCTGTCTGTATCCTTAGCACCTTGAGTTAAGCGTCCTTTAGATGAGCACCCAGGACACACTAGTGGGAAGAAGGAAGCAATGAAGTGACCTGGGCTGACAGCTCTCTTGTCCTTTGGGTCCAAAGGCTGCTCTCCTGGGCCACCTTGGCTGTGTCTCAAGAGCCTTGGCAGTTGCTTTTCCCAGCCCTTCTTCCTCTGCCATCCACAGGCTCCGTCCTTGCCAATTTTTCAAGCAAACAGTAACTCTCTGTGCTGGGAGTGTGgatgagtggtagagcacttggttagcatgtgtaaggccctacGTTTGATTCCCAGAACCAGAGGGGGAAAAAGTAACTCTCAccaacaccagtggctcactcctataatcctagctacttaggaggcagagatcaaggggatcgaggtttgaagccaccccaggcaaatagttcaagagaccctatctcgaaaaacccatcacaaaaaaaaggctggagagtggttcaaggagtaggccctgagttcaaaccccagtaaagcaaaaaaacaaaaacaaaaacaaaacaactctggAGCATTTTCATCCTACCTGTGAGTTACCCTGGGAGTCCAGACCTGTCCCTCTAGCTCTAACATATCCTTATCCTGCTAACCACTGCCATCTGAACAGCAAAGGGCACCTCAAATTCATTTTCACTCAAACTGAGCTGACTCCCTTTACCCCAAACTTGCTTCACTGTCGGTATCACACATTTGACTGGTGACTCCACCAGCAACTAGGAACCCAAGCCTCCCTCTTCTGTGACTATTGTTTCTGCTTCTAGGTAGCTctgccccacctcctcccccttcttccaGTTTATTTCCCAAAGCCACAGAATGCCATTTCCAAACTTCATATGCAAGCctgcctctcctttttttttttccctgcctcTCCTTGCattacttttttctgtttgttttttttttttttggtggtgctggggttttgaactcagagccttacacttacCAGGCAAATACTCTCTctcttgagccatgaccccagacttttttgctttttaattatttttttggataggtctcatgctttttgcctgggctggcctcagacagtattcctcctacctatgcctcccttgtagctgggattacagatatgccccTTCTCTCCTggcttgtttatattttttttccagtgggactggtgtttgaactcagggcttcatgcttataaagcaggcacttgCAAAACAGACGTTTTACCACTtgctctgtatttatttatttatttttttggtactggggtttgaactcagggcctacaccttaagccactccaccagccttttttttttttgtgatagcttttttcaaggtagggtcttttgaactatttcccctggctggcttcaaactacaatcctcctgatctctgcctcctcagtatcTAGgattgagtagctaggattataggcatgagccaccagtgcctgacttgttctggttattttggaggtagggtcttgcaaactatttccctgggctagcttcaaactgcagtcctcctgatctcagcctcccaagtagctaggattacagggctgagccaccagtacccaactctggcttgttctttgacatagggtctcagtaactttttgcctgagtttggcctcaaacctcaatcctcctatctacatCTCCCAAGTAGTTGCAATTACAGGTATCCATCATGCCCTGCCTTACCTTTACCTTTCCATAGCTCACCTAAGAATAACTTCCAAATTCCCTTTGTGATCTGCCTTCTTCTGCCTCCTACCCCACCTTGTTCCTCTAGCACTTTCTGCTTCACTATGCTGACTTTCTCACAGCCCACAGCCTCATCAGATTCTTGGCAAATTCTAGGCTTTCAAACCATGGTTCCTTTATCTACAACATCCTTGACCCCTTGTCCACCTTTCACTGAGGCTTCAAGGCCAGTAAAGAGTCCCTGGTTCCTCCATAAAGCTGTTTTGTCTTTATGGTGCCATGTGTCTAGGGCCACCTTCATTACTGTTCTTGTCCTACTGCACTGTAAACACACGTTTCTATGGGGTaccctgtcttttcttttctttctttcttttttttttttttttttttttttgcagtactggggcttgaactcagggccttcaccttgagccactccactagtccttttgtgatgggtcttttcgagatagggtctctcaaactatttgcctgggctggcttcaaaccttgagcttcctgatctctgccccctgagtagctaggattacaggcatgagccactagcgccgGCTGTACCCTGTCTTGAATGGTGACTCCTTAAGCACAGGTCTGGGTGTGACTTACCATGGGCACCTAGCCTGATTCTTGGCAAACAGCAGGTTCCCAATGCATGTGTGTTGAGTCAGCAAATGAATGGATGCCTAGTCACTTGTCTCACCACCACAGACCTCAAATGGACATTCCTTGTTTTCTGAAAACTCACTTGCTACTACCAAGCTGGCTTTCGTCTTCACTCAAGAGGAAGATTTTGTACCATCTCTCCTAAAATCTCCTGCTACTGTCTCCCTAGTTCTCCAGAGGCCCCAGAAGTCCCCAGAGTTCTCTTATTTCCACCAACCAAATCTACAACCCACCTGTTCTCAAGATCCCTTTTGACACCCTTGTGATTATGGGAGATGTATCCTGTCTTCCTTCTAGAAACATCTTCTTTCACCTTTTTGGATGTTACTGTGAACGTACCCTATCCCTGCCTCTGCCCCGGCTAGCTCAACTCTCACACAGACTGTGTATGGCACCCTAGCTAGCTTCAAATCATACCTGCAACACTTTGGATGGCTGTGACCTTGGATAAGATGTGTACCTCCAAATGTAACTAGAATATTTTACTGTTAGTGATATTGTGGGGATTAAATAAGATTGaacacagctgggtgtggtggtcacacctataaccccagcagtTGGTAGGCTGAGGAAgcgagttccagaccagcctgggctatatagggaaaccccatggcaaaaaaaaaaaaaaaaaagatcagacaCAGACACGAGTGTTATTCCCCAGTGCCCACCCCGCTAAAAAGTACTTAATAACTACTACCTAAGATGAATATAGTGTTGCTATAAGGACTAAACATTCCTTTGATTCATGCATCTCTATACCTACTGGCCCATTTCTCTGCTCCTAGTCACTTCTAAAAAGGGTTGTCACTGTCTCCAATTcatatttcccattttcttttccaCTCAATCCATACTGACCTCCATCCTAACTACATCATTGAAACTGCTTTAGTCAAGGTCACCAATTGACTTTGATATTGCTAATCCCAGAAGTTCTATCTCTGTTCTCATCTCATGTGACCTCTCAGCTCCTTCCACATAGACAGTCACATCCTGCTGCCTGAAGCAATGTCTCTCTTGGACGTCAAGACACCACCCTCCCTGgggttcttcctctctttttcgaGGCTTCTCAGTCTTCTCAGTCTCTTCTGCCAGCTTCCCTATCCTCCCTACTTCTAGAAGGCCATGGGCTTCATTCTTGGGGCCTTCTTTCCCCAGTATCTCATCCAATCTCGTAGCTTTAAATAACATCTACCTGACCATGACTTCTGGCTTTCTAGTCCGCACCTAGACTGAGCCAGTCCATTATGTCTAGTCATCTACTGGTGAAATTCACTTTAccatcatttattctttttttcttttcagggaaGAGCAtgaacgcagtcccccactaccacaaattatgcagtcgagtttcccacatttggggaaatcgcaggggtcagcacatccagagtgcaatggataagcctcaccctgggaaaaccaccttcgtgatcatggtatctcccctgccaagTAAGTATTCTatcatttattcttatttattactTGACATCTCAAAGTTAATTATCAATTTACACATTTCCCAACTTATTTCCTCCCTGTTGAACCCTGTATTAGGAAATGGGGATGATGATCCCCAGAGATATTCAAGTTTAAAATCTAGAAGTGAAAAAGCTGGGTGAGGTAGCCTACATCTGTAGCCCCATATACTGGGAAGGCTGAACAGGAGGAGCCCTTGAGCCATGGAGTTTCAGACCAGCCCGGGCACTACAACAAGacttctgtctccaaaaaaaaaaaaatctagaagtcATTTGTGATTCCTCCCTTTTTCTTACTCGTCACATACCACCCACAAGTAAGTCCTATATCTTCAAACTATATAACCACATGCCAAACCCATCCATTTCTTTCCATGTCTGCTGCTAATGCCCTAGAATGAGCCACCCTACTGCCTTGCCTACTGGGCTTCCCAAATGGAAGGCGATTCGAGATGAgtgaacagcatgtgcaaagtccaGAAGAGGCGCACTGTGACACAGGCGTGTGAGCCCCGCAAGTGTGGAAAATACATAAGGAAGTGCTAGGAAGTGAGGTTGAGATCAGACCCCACAGAGGCTGGAAGCCAAGCACAAAAGTAATGGGATAAGGAAATGGAGGTTAAGAGGGGCTTAGCTTGGCAGCACAGGTGAGACAGAGTGAAGGGATGGGGAGAATGAGGAATGGGGCAGGGGCCAGAGATGGGTTTCACGTTCTGAGGTTTCAGGGCTGAGGGAGGGAGGAGTAGGAATGGAAAAGATGAGCAGAGATTAAAACCAGTTGAAGAACAATGATCAGAGCAGGAAAACCCATGGAATATAGAGGGGGAAGAAAAGGTCACAGGTGCTTCTTGGAGGAGACTGAGAACTGGGACCACTGATTTGGTGGGGGGTGCTAGCCTGGCTTCTTGGAGGAAGGCAGGGTTTTTCTGGGGCCCCATGCCTGGGTTTCAGAAAGAATTAAGCACTGAGAACGCTCAAGAACTAGCTTCTGGGGCTCCTCAgctgaagggagggaggaggttggGAAATCAAAGGTTTGGGTTCCCTTCCCAGAAGGCCATTGCTGTGGGGATCAGGGAAGACTTCAGAGATGGGGATGGGGATCTCACCTGCCTGTGCTCCGTCCTGTCCTGGTCGTGGATGAACTGTAAGACACAGGGAAGTGTTGGTGAACTCTGCCCTGCCCCTCTGACACCCCTCCTTCTAGACATGTTCACCCATCACCCACCTTCATAGTGGGCTGCAACCGCTCTGCGAGCCCGTGCTTTCCGGCCTTTAGGTGCTGAAAATCAAGGCAAGACAGATGAGCCAAGCAGAGCCCTCTGGGAGTCCGGGAACCAGTCCCCAACCCAGCTGTCCTCTCAGGACCTGGCATTCTTAGAGCTGTCCAGATTCTTGGCTAAGAACCTATGCCctcaggactggggacatggttcaagtgatagagcacctgcctagcaagcaggaggtccttagttcaaaccctagtacccccaaaagaaaaaaaggaaaagaacctaCGGCCAGGGAACTCTAGAATGGAGAATCCTTGGTTAAGTGCGTACGTGCTAAAAgccctgttctctttctctcatggCCTCTTTGCCTACATGCTGCAAGCTACTGTTCTAGGTCTGGGCTTTCTGACTCCACAACCTCCTGAAACACATGAGAGcccccctctcacccccaccccaagcACCAGGCCCGGTGCGAACTGATAAGGAAAAGGCAGAATATGTCCAGATCTTCCTCAAGATTAACCTAGCTCTGGAATGCACAGCGCCATTTATGGCCCCCTGCATCTGATtccaagtaaagaaaaaaaacaaaacaaaaaactctggtTTAATCAGGTTAAGGCGGGCTACTTTGACCAGGAGttatcttttgttcttttccccCACCATGGCTTTTTCCTAGGTGGTCATGGGTAATCATATGCACAGAGTGATAGGCCATGTACTAACACTAATTTTCACAACTTTCACAAGACCTATAGGCTGGTCTTGGGGAGGCATTTAATGTTCCTCCTAAAAGTTCAATAAAAACCTATGCAGGATATATGTCCTCGTTGTTGTTCTTGAGTTCTCTTTCTGAGATGACCCTGAAAGTGCTTTTTCTATTCTAATAAACTATGTTTTCACGAAATTTCCCACCTTGCCTGAAATCTCTCACCTGACGCAAGAATTGGGATAGCTGTGCTGACCCTCCTGTAACAGAATGACTATAAAATTTATCATCCAAATTGGAATACTTTGAGAGCAAAGGGGGATGCTATTAATAATCACTCCCGActgggttatagctcagtggtagagcacttgtttaggatgcatgaggacctgagttcaattcccacaGTCCCACCCATGGAAACCAGCACACGTGGTCATGTGGCCACCCCATTCATAAGTGCTTTTGCTTATTGAGAGCCAGGCCTCTGACTCCCCACACCTTGTCCTCATCAGAACTTCAGGGATTCCCTAGCCCCTGGCCATTTGGGGTAAAGTCCATGAGAAGCAGGTCCATGTGATGAAAGGAGCTTCAGAAGGTAGGGTTATAAGTCTTAGGTTCGAGTCTCAACCGATTAGCTGCATGACTGTGAACCTCCCTTCACACTCTGTACCCCAGTTTCTCTATGAGGACAATGTTTTTTGTTCTGCCCACTTCATAGGGCTATTATGTTAAAGCAATGTAGTAATGAACCTAGAAACTACCACAAACTGGTCACTCTTATCATTCCTGAGGTTGAGATAAAGGAATGCTGCTCTATCATTCCTGCTCACCACTTCTTCGAGGACGGACTAGTCGTTTCAGGAAAGGCATGACATCCTGGCTTTCCTCTGTCTGGGGATTCAGTTCCTAGGGGAATTAAGGACAGAgttcaagccaggcaccagtggctcacacctgtaatcctagctactcaaaaatcagaaatcaagaggatagcagttcgaagccagcccaggtaaatagttcttgagatcctatctcaaaaaaaaacccatcacaaaaaaaaagggctggtggagtggctcaaggtgcaggtcctgagttcaaactccagtaccacaaaataactaaataataataataaaaagaacagagTTCAATCAGGTCCTCTCACAGACAGGGTGTATCAGAAGAACCACTAGCCAACAATTGGCACAGAAGTCCAGGGGACTGGTCAATCAAGCTGGAG is a window from the Castor canadensis chromosome 11, mCasCan1.hap1v2, whole genome shotgun sequence genome containing:
- the Tnfsf12 gene encoding tumor necrosis factor ligand superfamily member 12 isoform X2, with amino-acid sequence MAARRSQRRRGRRGEPGTALLAPFVLGLGLALACLGLLLAAVSLRSWASLPAQEPSQGELMTEEDEAPPELNPQTEESQDVMPFLKRLVRPRRSAPKGRKARARRAVAAHYEVHPRPGQDGAQAGVDGTVSGWEEAKINSSSPLRYDRQIGEFIVTKAGLYYLYCQVHFDEGKAVYLKLDLLVDDVLALRCLEEFSATAASSPGPQLRLCQVSGLLPLRPGSSLRIRTLPWAHLKAAPFLTYFGLFQVH
- the Tnfsf12 gene encoding tumor necrosis factor ligand superfamily member 12 isoform X1, with translation MAARRSQRRRGRRGEPGTALLAPFVLGLGLALACLGLLLAAVSLRSWASLPAQQEPSQGELMTEEDEAPPELNPQTEESQDVMPFLKRLVRPRRSAPKGRKARARRAVAAHYEVHPRPGQDGAQAGVDGTVSGWEEAKINSSSPLRYDRQIGEFIVTKAGLYYLYCQVHFDEGKAVYLKLDLLVDDVLALRCLEEFSATAASSPGPQLRLCQVSGLLPLRPGSSLRIRTLPWAHLKAAPFLTYFGLFQVH